From the genome of Mycobacteriales bacterium, one region includes:
- a CDS encoding TldD/PmbA family protein, producing the protein MVHEIDPEFTALPLREIAAAALERAQDLGVEHADVRIERIRTANLALHDARLETSHDDDERGLAVRVVHEGTWGFAGGLVVDAATARALVDQAVEVATVSKPVTGERIELAAEPSHGDQTWVSAYDVDPFTVSEADRIELLADWSNRLLSAEIVRHVDAHIKQVREAKFFADLAGTTTTQQRVRLQCQLTALWVDESTGRFETMRTIAPPVGRGWEFLTETYDWGHDLSTLPEYLAEKAKSPTVEPGRYDLVVDPSNLWLTIHESIGHATELDRALGYEANYAGTSFATPDKLGTLRYGSELMNITGDRQVEHGLSTIGYDDEGVEGQTWDLIRDGILVGYQLDRRTAALSGIARSNGCAFADSPLHVPIQRMANVSLKAAPDGPTTEELIAGVEDGLYVVGDKSWSIDMQRYNFQFTGQRFFRIRNGEIVGQVRDAAYQATTTDFWGSMSAVGGPGTYVLGGAFNCGKGQPGQVAAVSHGCPVARFDGVRILNATQEAAQ; encoded by the coding sequence ATGGTCCACGAGATCGACCCGGAGTTCACCGCACTTCCCCTGCGGGAGATCGCGGCCGCCGCGCTCGAGCGGGCGCAGGACCTCGGCGTCGAACACGCCGATGTGCGGATCGAGCGCATCCGCACCGCCAACCTCGCGCTGCACGACGCGCGGCTCGAGACCAGCCACGACGACGACGAGCGAGGGCTCGCGGTCCGCGTCGTACACGAGGGCACCTGGGGCTTCGCCGGCGGGCTGGTCGTGGACGCCGCAACGGCGCGGGCGCTCGTCGACCAGGCGGTCGAGGTCGCGACCGTCTCGAAGCCGGTGACCGGGGAGCGGATCGAGCTGGCGGCCGAGCCGAGTCACGGCGACCAGACCTGGGTCTCGGCGTACGACGTCGACCCGTTCACCGTCAGTGAGGCGGACCGGATCGAGCTGCTCGCGGACTGGTCCAACCGGTTGCTGTCCGCCGAGATCGTCCGGCACGTCGACGCGCACATCAAGCAGGTGCGCGAGGCCAAGTTCTTCGCTGACCTGGCTGGCACCACCACGACCCAGCAGCGGGTCCGGTTGCAGTGCCAGCTGACCGCGTTGTGGGTCGACGAGAGCACCGGCCGGTTCGAGACCATGCGGACGATCGCGCCGCCCGTGGGGCGTGGCTGGGAGTTCCTGACCGAGACCTACGACTGGGGCCACGACCTCTCCACGCTCCCCGAGTACCTCGCCGAGAAGGCGAAGTCGCCGACCGTCGAGCCGGGCCGCTACGACCTCGTCGTCGACCCGTCCAACCTCTGGCTCACGATCCACGAGTCGATCGGTCACGCGACCGAGCTCGACCGGGCACTCGGGTACGAGGCGAACTACGCCGGCACGTCGTTCGCCACCCCGGACAAGCTCGGGACGCTCCGCTACGGCAGCGAGCTCATGAACATCACCGGCGACCGTCAGGTCGAGCACGGCCTGTCCACGATCGGGTACGACGACGAAGGCGTCGAAGGGCAGACCTGGGACCTGATCCGCGACGGCATCCTCGTCGGCTACCAGCTCGACCGGCGGACGGCGGCGTTGAGCGGGATCGCGCGATCCAACGGCTGCGCGTTCGCTGACTCGCCGCTGCACGTGCCGATCCAGCGCATGGCGAACGTCTCCCTGAAGGCAGCACCCGACGGGCCGACGACCGAGGAGCTGATCGCGGGCGTCGAGGACGGCTTGTACGTCGTCGGCGACAAGTCATGGTCGATCGACATGCAGCGCTACAACTTCCAGTTCACCGGCCAGCGGTTCTTCCGGATCAGGAACGGCGAGATCGTCGGCCAGGTCCGAGACGCGGCGTACCAGGCAACCACCACCGACTTCTGGGGGTCGATGTCGGCGGTCGGCGGCCCAGGGACCTACGTGCTGGGTGGCGCGTTCAACTGCGGCAAGGGCCAGCCGGGACAGGTGGCGGCGGTGAGCCACGGCTGCCCGGTCGCGCGGTTCGACGGCGTACGAATCCTCAACGCGACCCAGGAGGCCGCACAGTGA
- a CDS encoding NADPH:quinone oxidoreductase family protein produces MRAIQITEFGGPEVLELVDLPDPEPAEGFHLVDVTAAGVNYADTHQVENTYLSESQLPMVPGSEVVGTTQEGRRIASLVGTGGYAEKALAFPDLSFDLPEGVSDAQALALMVQGLSAWHLLRTSSHLAPGETVVVHAAAGGVGTLAIQLAKVWGAGRIIGVASSPDKRELAASLGADATVDAGAEDLKSAMLEANGGAPVDIVLEMVGGPTFDASLGALAPFGRLVTFGMAGRTPPSPIDAGSLLQRSRGVIGFWLVHCLGKPAMVKEPMAEMLSMVAAGTLTPIVGATYPLADARKAHEDLRSRRSTGKLVLDPRS; encoded by the coding sequence ATGCGCGCCATCCAGATCACCGAGTTCGGTGGTCCCGAGGTCCTTGAGCTGGTCGACCTCCCCGACCCTGAACCGGCCGAGGGGTTCCATCTCGTCGACGTGACCGCCGCCGGCGTCAACTACGCGGACACCCACCAGGTCGAGAACACCTACCTGTCCGAGTCCCAGCTCCCGATGGTGCCCGGCAGCGAGGTGGTCGGCACGACCCAGGAGGGTCGCCGGATCGCCTCCCTGGTCGGCACCGGCGGGTACGCCGAAAAGGCGCTCGCCTTCCCCGATCTGAGCTTCGACCTGCCCGAGGGCGTGAGCGACGCGCAGGCGCTGGCCCTCATGGTGCAAGGGCTGTCCGCGTGGCACCTGCTGCGGACGTCCTCGCACCTGGCGCCCGGCGAGACCGTCGTCGTCCACGCCGCCGCCGGCGGCGTCGGGACGCTCGCGATCCAGCTCGCGAAGGTGTGGGGCGCGGGACGCATCATCGGCGTCGCGTCGTCACCGGACAAGCGCGAGCTCGCCGCATCGCTCGGCGCCGACGCGACCGTCGATGCCGGCGCCGAGGACCTCAAGTCGGCAATGCTCGAGGCAAACGGTGGTGCGCCGGTCGACATCGTGCTCGAAATGGTGGGCGGCCCGACGTTCGACGCGAGCCTCGGCGCGCTCGCACCGTTCGGCCGGCTGGTCACCTTCGGCATGGCCGGCCGAACACCGCCGTCGCCGATCGACGCCGGCTCGTTGCTCCAGCGCAGTCGTGGCGTGATCGGCTTTTGGCTGGTGCACTGCCTGGGCAAGCCGGCCATGGTGAAGGAGCCGATGGCCGAGATGCTCTCGATGGTCGCCGCCGGCACCCTCACCCCGATCGTCGGTGCGACCTACCCGCTCGCCGATGCCCGCAAGGCCCACGAGGACCTTCGGTCGCGGCGCAGCACCGGCAAGCTCGTCCTCGACCCCAGGAGCTGA
- a CDS encoding DUF3039 domain-containing protein — MTSTDTETGTTVEERVDPRLSDEGDHDRFAHYADRDKITEAMVTGTPIVALCGKVWVPTRDPSRYPVCPECKRLYELGPEGRMNEWQERAGQS, encoded by the coding sequence GTGACGTCGACCGACACCGAGACCGGCACGACCGTCGAGGAACGGGTCGACCCGCGGCTGTCCGACGAGGGTGACCACGACCGGTTCGCGCACTACGCGGACCGGGACAAGATCACCGAGGCGATGGTTACCGGTACGCCGATCGTCGCGCTCTGCGGGAAGGTCTGGGTGCCGACCCGCGACCCATCCCGCTATCCGGTCTGCCCGGAGTGCAAGCGGTTGTACGAACTCGGCCCCGAAGGTCGTATGAACGAGTGGCAGGAGCGCGCCGGCCAGAGCTAG
- a CDS encoding class II aldolase/adducin family protein, with protein sequence MAVEKWFPPLPQFDSLEEEQRYRKERLAAGFRLFAKFGFEEGVAGHITVRDPIEPDTFWVNPFGVPFAHVSVSSLIRVNHSGEVVEGNYHVNEAAFCIHSQVHQARPDVMAAAHSHSIHGRALSALGTLLEPITQDVCAFYDDHSLFDDYTGVVTDIEEGKRIAVALGDNKAVILRNHGLLTVGETVDSAVFWFASMERCCQAQLLAKAAGEVVHIDPEQAKQTHDYVGSEFAGWFSFQPLWAKITREQPDLFD encoded by the coding sequence ATGGCCGTTGAGAAGTGGTTCCCTCCGCTCCCGCAGTTCGACTCGCTCGAGGAGGAGCAGCGCTACCGCAAGGAGCGGCTGGCCGCCGGCTTCCGCTTGTTCGCGAAGTTCGGCTTCGAGGAGGGTGTCGCGGGCCACATCACCGTGCGTGACCCGATCGAGCCGGACACCTTCTGGGTCAACCCCTTCGGCGTACCGTTCGCGCACGTCTCGGTCAGCTCGCTGATCCGGGTCAACCACTCCGGCGAGGTGGTCGAGGGCAACTACCACGTCAACGAGGCCGCGTTCTGCATCCACTCGCAGGTGCATCAGGCTCGCCCGGACGTGATGGCGGCCGCGCACAGCCACTCCATCCACGGCCGCGCGCTCTCGGCGCTCGGCACGTTGCTCGAACCGATCACCCAGGACGTGTGCGCGTTCTACGACGACCACTCGCTGTTCGACGACTACACAGGGGTGGTCACCGACATCGAGGAAGGGAAGCGGATCGCCGTCGCGCTGGGGGACAACAAGGCGGTCATCCTCCGTAACCACGGCCTGCTGACGGTCGGCGAGACCGTTGACTCGGCGGTGTTCTGGTTCGCGTCGATGGAGCGGTGCTGCCAGGCCCAGCTGCTCGCCAAGGCGGCCGGCGAGGTCGTTCACATCGATCCCGAGCAGGCGAAGCAGACCCACGACTACGTCGGTAGCGAGTTCGCCGGATGGTTCTCCTTCCAGCCGCTGTGGGCGAAGATCACCCGCGAGCAGCCCGACCTGTTCGACTGA
- a CDS encoding RNA methyltransferase, protein MGPVVEVDDVGDPRLEDYRSLTDVALRRRSEPAGGLFIAEGALVIERALAAGYRLRSALMTPQWLDRTAAVLAGSDAPVYLGSDDLLYSVTGFHVHRGALASVHRRPVLDFDRVADRVRRLVVVEDIVSHTNLGAIFRAAAALGMDGVVLSPRSADPLYRRSVRVSMGAVFAVPYARAPEWPGAIERLRGRGFRVLALTPAADAVGLDRLAVHRDERIAVLLGTEGEGLSAPATALADERVRIPMAAGIDSLNVAAAAAVAFWSFGDRSGVERGHDQA, encoded by the coding sequence GTGGGTCCGGTCGTCGAGGTCGACGACGTCGGGGACCCTCGGCTCGAGGACTACCGGTCCTTGACCGATGTGGCGCTGCGCAGGCGCAGCGAGCCGGCCGGTGGGCTGTTCATCGCCGAGGGCGCGCTCGTGATCGAACGCGCCCTCGCCGCCGGCTACCGGCTGCGCTCGGCGCTCATGACCCCGCAATGGCTGGACCGCACCGCTGCGGTGCTCGCGGGCTCGGACGCACCGGTCTATCTGGGATCCGACGATCTGCTGTACTCGGTGACCGGCTTCCACGTCCACCGTGGCGCGCTGGCCTCGGTGCATCGGCGGCCGGTGCTCGACTTCGACCGGGTCGCCGACCGGGTACGGCGGCTCGTGGTGGTCGAGGACATCGTCAGCCACACCAACCTCGGCGCGATCTTCCGCGCCGCGGCCGCGCTCGGCATGGACGGCGTCGTCCTGTCGCCGCGATCCGCCGACCCGTTGTACCGGCGTTCGGTTCGCGTGTCCATGGGGGCGGTCTTCGCGGTCCCGTATGCCCGGGCGCCCGAGTGGCCCGGCGCGATCGAGCGGCTGCGCGGGCGTGGCTTTCGCGTGCTTGCGCTGACTCCTGCGGCCGATGCGGTCGGACTCGACCGGCTGGCCGTCCACCGCGACGAGCGGATCGCGGTCCTGCTCGGCACGGAGGGCGAAGGGTTGTCGGCACCGGCGACCGCGCTCGCGGACGAACGCGTCCGGATCCCGATGGCGGCCGGGATCGACTCGCTGAACGTCGCCGCGGCCGCCGCGGTCGCGTTCTGGTCGTTCGGCGACCGAAGCGGGGTAGAACGAGGACATGACCAGGCCTGA
- a CDS encoding aldo/keto reductase gives MTRPDLQRPIESAGTFTLGGDLTVHRLGFGAMQLTGPGVWGDPADPEECVHVLRRAVELGVDLIDTADAYGPYVSEDLIRTALHPYPDGLVIATKGGFVRTGPGDWHAVGRPAYLRQCVEMSLRRLRLERIDLYQLHRVDPETPLEDSLGELVAMQDEGKIRHIGLSQVDVPTIEAVRKVAGVVSVQNLFNLANRSDETVLDYCERENLGFIPWFPLATGRLAEQGGPLAAAAGRHDATPSQLALAWLLHRSPAMLPIPGTSSVAHLEENCAAARIELTDEEGTELTAAM, from the coding sequence ATGACCAGGCCTGATCTCCAACGCCCGATCGAGTCCGCCGGAACGTTCACACTCGGCGGCGACCTCACGGTGCACCGGCTCGGTTTCGGCGCGATGCAGCTGACCGGGCCGGGTGTGTGGGGCGACCCGGCCGACCCCGAGGAGTGCGTGCACGTGCTCCGCCGTGCGGTCGAGCTCGGGGTCGACCTGATCGACACGGCGGACGCCTACGGCCCGTATGTGTCCGAGGACCTGATCCGTACGGCGCTGCACCCTTATCCGGATGGCCTGGTGATAGCGACCAAGGGCGGGTTCGTGCGGACCGGCCCGGGGGACTGGCACGCGGTCGGCCGCCCGGCGTACCTGCGGCAGTGCGTGGAGATGTCCCTGCGCCGGCTCCGGCTCGAACGCATCGACCTCTACCAGCTACATCGGGTCGATCCGGAGACGCCGCTCGAGGACTCCCTCGGCGAGCTGGTCGCGATGCAGGACGAGGGCAAGATCCGCCATATCGGTCTCTCTCAGGTGGACGTCCCGACGATCGAGGCTGTCCGCAAGGTGGCCGGCGTCGTGAGCGTGCAGAACCTGTTCAACCTGGCCAACCGGTCCGATGAGACGGTCCTGGACTACTGCGAGCGGGAGAACCTGGGCTTCATCCCGTGGTTCCCGCTCGCGACCGGGCGGCTGGCGGAGCAGGGCGGCCCGTTGGCCGCTGCGGCCGGCCGGCACGACGCGACGCCGTCGCAGCTCGCGCTCGCGTGGCTGCTCCACCGCTCGCCGGCGATGCTCCCGATTCCGGGTACGTCGTCGGTCGCGCACCTCGAGGAGAACTGCGCGGCCGCTCGGATCGAGCTCACCGACGAGGAGGGCACCGAGCTCACCGCCGCAATGTGA
- a CDS encoding carboxyl transferase domain-containing protein, whose amino-acid sequence MPVLPDRVDREAPDFAARRHSLLELLAEHDQQLAIANLGGGEKYVERHRARGKLLARERIELLVDPDSPFLELSPLAGWGTPYAVGASIVTGIGVVEGTEVMVVANDPTVRGGAVNPFTARRQRRAMQIADENRLPLINLVESGGADLPTQSEIFIPGGAGFRDLTRKSAAAIPTVALVFGNSTAGGAYVPGMSDYVVMVEDRAKVFLGGPPLVKMATGEVSDDEELGGAAMHARISGLADYLAVDERDAIRLGRQIVRRLNRRKLGPSPAALYAEPLYDAEDLLGMVPTDLREPFDPRDVLARVLDGSEFDEFKPLYGSSLVTGFGQLHGYPIGVLANARGVLFAEESEKAAQFIQLANQVDTPLLFLQNTTGYMVGKDYEQRGIIKAGAQMINAVSNSDVPHLTITMGASYGAGNYGMCGRAYDPRFLFTWPNAKSAVMGPAQLAGVLSIVARASADAKGEPFDEDADRAMRELVETQIEAESKALFLTARLYDDGIIDPRDTRTVLGIALSVVHNQPVQGRRGYGVFRM is encoded by the coding sequence GTGCCGGTGCTGCCCGATCGTGTGGACCGCGAAGCGCCAGACTTCGCGGCTCGCCGCCACTCGCTGCTCGAGCTGCTCGCGGAGCACGACCAGCAGCTCGCGATCGCGAACCTCGGCGGCGGCGAGAAGTACGTCGAGCGGCACCGGGCCCGCGGCAAGCTGCTCGCCCGGGAGCGGATCGAGCTCCTCGTCGATCCCGACTCGCCGTTCCTGGAGCTCTCGCCGCTCGCGGGATGGGGGACGCCGTACGCCGTCGGGGCCAGCATCGTGACCGGTATCGGCGTCGTCGAAGGCACCGAGGTCATGGTGGTGGCCAACGACCCGACCGTCCGTGGCGGCGCCGTCAACCCGTTCACCGCTCGCCGCCAGCGCCGGGCGATGCAGATCGCCGATGAGAACCGGCTTCCCCTGATCAACCTGGTCGAGTCCGGCGGGGCAGATCTCCCCACCCAGAGCGAGATCTTCATCCCCGGCGGTGCCGGCTTCCGTGACCTGACCCGCAAGTCCGCCGCGGCGATCCCGACGGTCGCCCTGGTGTTCGGCAACTCAACCGCCGGCGGCGCGTACGTCCCCGGGATGAGTGACTACGTCGTCATGGTCGAGGACCGCGCGAAGGTCTTCCTCGGCGGGCCGCCGTTGGTGAAGATGGCCACCGGCGAGGTGTCCGACGACGAGGAGCTCGGCGGCGCGGCGATGCACGCGAGGATCAGCGGGCTGGCCGACTACCTCGCCGTCGACGAGCGGGATGCGATCCGGCTCGGCCGCCAGATCGTGCGCCGGCTCAACCGGCGCAAGCTCGGGCCGTCCCCGGCCGCGCTCTACGCCGAGCCGTTGTACGACGCGGAGGACCTGCTCGGCATGGTGCCGACCGACCTGCGCGAGCCGTTCGACCCGCGAGATGTCCTCGCCCGCGTCCTCGACGGCAGTGAGTTCGACGAGTTCAAGCCGCTCTACGGCTCGTCGCTCGTGACCGGCTTCGGCCAGCTGCACGGCTATCCGATCGGAGTCCTGGCCAATGCCCGCGGCGTGCTCTTCGCCGAGGAGAGCGAGAAGGCCGCGCAGTTCATCCAGCTTGCCAACCAGGTCGACACTCCGCTGCTGTTCCTGCAGAACACGACCGGCTACATGGTCGGCAAGGACTACGAGCAACGCGGCATCATCAAAGCCGGCGCTCAGATGATCAACGCGGTGTCCAACAGCGACGTGCCTCACCTCACGATCACGATGGGTGCGTCGTACGGCGCCGGGAACTACGGCATGTGCGGACGGGCCTATGACCCGCGGTTCCTGTTCACCTGGCCCAACGCGAAGTCGGCGGTGATGGGTCCGGCTCAGCTGGCCGGTGTGCTCTCGATCGTGGCCCGTGCGTCGGCGGACGCGAAAGGCGAGCCGTTCGACGAGGACGCCGATCGTGCGATGCGCGAGCTGGTCGAAACCCAGATCGAAGCGGAGTCGAAGGCGCTGTTCCTCACCGCCCGGCTCTACGACGACGGGATCATCGACCCGCGTGACACGCGGACCGTTCTCGGGATCGCGCTGTCCGTGGTGCACAACCAGCCGGTTCAGGGACGCCGCGGCTACGGCGTCTTCAGGATGTAG
- a CDS encoding biotin carboxylase N-terminal domain-containing protein: protein MRRLLVANRGEIARRIFRTARSMGIETVAVFSDGDSDAPFAREADVALRLPGERASDTYLRGDLLVEAARVAAADAVHPGYGFLAENADFATAVVAAGLTWVGPPPEAIAAMGEKTEAKRLMEAAGVPTLPWTTDPAAGDGIGFPLLVKASAGGGGRGMRVVRSSESLAEAIESARREAETAFGDGTVFLERYLEASRHIEVQVLADRSGNVVALFERECSIQRRHQKIVEEAPSPAVDAALRRELGAAAVTAAKAVGYVGAGTVEFVLAPDGSYFFLEMNTRLQVEHPVTEAITGLDLVRLQLLIADGEPLPAKALEPTIDGHAIEVRVCAEDPKKGYLPVTGVLREFDFPGDVRVDSGFERGDAVSPHYDSLLAKVVAHAPTRAEAAAVLCRALRRARIHGVTTNRDLLAGILAEPDFLAGAVDTGYLDRHDPADLAPTQGPSPANAIAAVLALQVVRRGRASVLRGIPSGWRNNPSGSLPVVLTEAGAEVAVDYRFDRTGGLEVTVDGQPVDVELHSAAYHVIDATVAGVRRRYHVVVPADEATIDVDSDVGSSEFAVVPRFGATVAAPTAGSLVAPMPGTVVRVLVEPGAKVARDQPLVVLDAMKMEHTVASPADGTVVEMRVTAGHQVDAGAILAVVDTGGEPAA from the coding sequence ATGAGACGGCTCTTGGTCGCCAACCGCGGCGAGATCGCGCGCCGGATCTTCCGGACCGCGCGGTCGATGGGGATCGAGACCGTTGCCGTGTTCAGCGACGGGGACTCGGATGCTCCTTTCGCTCGCGAGGCGGATGTCGCGCTGCGGCTGCCGGGCGAGCGCGCATCCGACACCTACCTGCGCGGCGATCTCCTGGTCGAAGCGGCTCGCGTCGCGGCGGCGGATGCCGTCCATCCCGGCTACGGCTTCCTCGCCGAGAACGCAGATTTCGCGACTGCAGTCGTGGCGGCCGGCCTGACGTGGGTCGGGCCGCCGCCCGAGGCGATCGCGGCGATGGGCGAGAAGACCGAGGCGAAGCGGCTGATGGAGGCGGCCGGCGTGCCGACTCTGCCCTGGACCACGGATCCCGCGGCGGGGGATGGCATCGGATTCCCCTTGCTCGTGAAGGCATCCGCCGGCGGCGGCGGGCGCGGCATGAGGGTGGTCCGTTCGTCCGAGTCGCTGGCCGAGGCGATCGAGTCGGCACGTCGCGAGGCCGAAACCGCGTTCGGCGACGGCACGGTCTTTCTCGAGCGCTATCTGGAGGCCTCGCGCCACATCGAGGTGCAGGTCCTGGCCGACCGGTCCGGCAATGTCGTGGCGCTGTTCGAACGCGAGTGCTCGATCCAACGGCGGCACCAGAAGATCGTCGAGGAGGCACCGTCCCCGGCCGTCGACGCCGCGCTGCGGCGCGAGCTCGGTGCCGCCGCGGTCACCGCCGCGAAGGCGGTCGGCTACGTCGGCGCCGGCACTGTTGAGTTCGTCCTTGCACCCGATGGCTCGTACTTCTTCCTCGAGATGAACACCCGACTGCAGGTCGAGCACCCGGTCACCGAGGCGATCACCGGGCTGGACCTGGTCCGCCTCCAGCTGCTGATCGCGGACGGCGAGCCGTTGCCGGCGAAGGCACTCGAGCCGACCATCGACGGCCACGCGATCGAGGTCCGGGTGTGCGCCGAGGACCCGAAGAAGGGTTACCTACCGGTCACCGGCGTGCTTCGGGAGTTCGACTTTCCCGGTGATGTCCGCGTCGACAGCGGGTTCGAGCGGGGCGACGCGGTGTCGCCTCACTACGACTCCCTGCTTGCGAAGGTCGTCGCGCACGCACCCACCCGCGCGGAAGCGGCGGCAGTCCTCTGCCGCGCGTTGCGGCGGGCCAGGATTCACGGCGTCACGACCAACCGCGACCTGCTGGCGGGGATCCTGGCCGAGCCGGACTTCCTTGCCGGCGCGGTCGACACCGGATACCTCGACCGCCACGATCCGGCCGACCTGGCACCGACGCAAGGACCCTCGCCGGCCAACGCGATCGCGGCGGTCCTCGCGCTGCAGGTGGTGCGCCGGGGCCGAGCCTCGGTGCTTCGCGGGATTCCCAGCGGGTGGCGCAACAACCCGTCCGGATCCCTACCCGTCGTGTTGACCGAGGCAGGGGCCGAGGTCGCCGTCGACTACCGCTTCGACCGCACCGGCGGGCTGGAGGTGACCGTCGACGGGCAACCGGTCGACGTCGAGCTGCACTCGGCCGCCTACCACGTGATCGACGCAACGGTCGCGGGCGTCCGTCGCCGCTATCACGTCGTCGTACCGGCCGATGAGGCAACGATCGACGTCGACTCCGACGTGGGCAGCTCAGAGTTCGCCGTCGTCCCGCGGTTCGGGGCGACCGTTGCCGCACCGACTGCGGGTTCGCTGGTCGCGCCCATGCCGGGCACCGTCGTACGAGTGCTCGTCGAGCCCGGCGCGAAGGTGGCTCGCGATCAGCCGCTGGTCGTGCTCGACGCCATGAAGATGGAGCACACGGTGGCGAGCCCGGCCGATGGCACCGTCGTGGAGATGCGCGTCACGGCGGGCCACCAGGTCGACGCGGGCGCGATTCTGGCCGTCGTCGACACCGGCGGCGAACCGGCCGCCTGA
- a CDS encoding DUF4349 domain-containing protein has translation MAEHRRARIIGYGIFAAVLAVIVSALALGGNHGSNESAGGAGSTSTAGSHNAPSRTSTFGVGAGAPAVPVPAATAAPSGATGVQGSTQEGLTVQTAADAVTATRVVKTGRLDLRVSRGQVQSTVTKLVSLTTSLGGYVSQSSTETIAGEPAGQLTLRIPVASFDNAVIAAEKLGHVESLTTNAHDVTGKVVDLGARITALRQTRATYLTILGRARTIGATLEVQQRVEDVQSQIDELQGELNVLRNQSADGTLTVSVDQPTLIAPRHQVHHKGGIGKAWHDSVSRFARGFDAIVGALGPLLLVVLVLAVLAGIATLGYRGVRRATS, from the coding sequence ATGGCAGAGCACCGCAGGGCCCGCATCATCGGGTACGGCATATTTGCCGCCGTACTGGCAGTGATCGTGAGCGCCCTCGCGTTGGGCGGCAACCACGGGAGCAACGAGTCGGCCGGGGGTGCTGGGTCGACCTCCACTGCCGGATCGCACAACGCACCGAGCCGGACGTCCACGTTCGGCGTGGGTGCGGGCGCTCCCGCGGTGCCGGTTCCGGCGGCGACGGCGGCCCCTTCGGGTGCGACGGGTGTCCAGGGGTCGACGCAGGAAGGCCTGACGGTGCAGACGGCGGCCGATGCGGTCACCGCCACCCGGGTCGTGAAGACCGGACGGCTCGACCTGCGCGTGTCCCGCGGGCAGGTCCAGTCGACCGTCACGAAGCTGGTGAGCCTGACCACGTCGCTTGGTGGATACGTGTCGCAGAGCAGCACCGAGACGATCGCCGGTGAACCCGCCGGACAGCTGACCTTGCGGATCCCGGTTGCCAGCTTCGACAACGCCGTCATCGCTGCAGAAAAGCTCGGTCATGTCGAGTCGTTGACGACCAACGCGCACGATGTCACCGGCAAGGTCGTCGATCTCGGTGCGCGCATCACTGCGTTGCGGCAGACCCGTGCGACCTACCTGACGATCCTCGGCCGGGCCCGAACCATCGGCGCGACGCTTGAGGTGCAGCAGCGGGTCGAGGACGTGCAGTCGCAGATCGACGAGCTCCAGGGCGAGCTGAACGTGCTCCGCAACCAGAGCGCCGACGGGACGTTGACCGTCTCGGTCGACCAACCCACCCTGATTGCGCCCCGTCACCAGGTTCACCACAAGGGCGGGATCGGCAAGGCCTGGCACGACTCGGTGAGCCGGTTCGCCCGCGGTTTCGATGCGATCGTCGGCGCACTCGGGCCGCTGCTGCTGGTGGTCCTCGTGCTCGCGGTGCTGGCCGGGATCGCAACTCTCGGCTACCGCGGCGTGCGGCGCGCGACGTCCTGA